The following coding sequences lie in one Cryptococcus gattii WM276 chromosome L, complete sequence genomic window:
- a CDS encoding uncharacterized protein (Similar to TIGR gene model, INSD accession AAW45152.1), producing the protein MRSAEGICIFELQECDFESVMMIILMLAPLTWIFMPFQRPNIKTLFFTYLIPLIPFILVLDGLISVYRTRSPSHILHLANLATLSLALEGEDKVIGDMDWKWEHGAERHTWPFGRLVWVVGRRDWSDNNGNVTETEAEAEAEEESYSEAEHGI; encoded by the exons ATGAGAAGTGCTGAAGGAATATG TATATTCGAGCTCCAAGAATGCGACTTTGAAAGTGTTATGATGATCATTCTCATGCTGGCGCCTTTAACATGGATTTTTATGCCCTTTCAACGTCCCAATATCA AAACTCTTTTTTTCACCTACCTCATCCCCCTTATCCCTTTCATCCTTGTCCTCGATGGTTTGATATCCGTCTATCGCACACGGTCTCCATCCCATATCCTCCACCTTGCCAACCTGGCCACCTTGAGCCTTGCATTGGAAGGTGAAGACAAAGTGATTGGGGATATGGATTGGAAATGGGAACATGGCGCTGAAAGACATACATGGCCATTTGGCCGGCTTGTGTGGGTAGTTGGGAGAAGAGACTGGAGTGATAATAATGGGAACGTGACGGAGACTGaggcagaggcagaggcagaagaagagtcgTACTCGGAAGCTGAACATGGGATATAA